From the genome of Deferrivibrio essentukiensis:
TACGGTGCCAATATAAAATTAGCTGAGATTCCACCAGGCCCCCCTGTACTTTCCACATTGGTTGCTGAAGTTTATGGACCTGATGAAAAGTCAAGACTTGATGTCGCAACTAAAGTAAAGGAGATATTTGAGACTACCGAAGGGGTAGTGGATGTTGACTGGTATGTGGAAGATGACATGAAAGAATACGTATTTAATGTCAAAAAAGAAAAAGCAGCATTGACTGGCGTATCAACAGAAATGATTTCTAAAACAATGTATATGGCACTCAAAGGGATGAATGCAGGTATTTTACACACTGGAGAAGATAGGGAGCCTGTTGACATTGTTTTGCGATTACCAGAAAAGGATAGAAGTAAACTATCTTTTATAAAAGATATTCAGGTCATCTCAATGGCTGGCAGAAGTGTCCCACTTAGCGAGCTTGTAACCATTGAAGAAAAAACAAAAGATAAGGCTTTGTATCACAAAAATTTAATGCCGGTTGTTTATGTTATAGGGGATGTAGCTGATAAGGTTGAAAGTCCTGTTTATGCAATACTTGATATGAAAGATAAATTAGACAAAATTCAATATCATGGACAAAAGATTAAACAACTTTGGACCAGCCAGCCAAAAACAGATAGCGAGGTTTCTGTGAAATGGGACGGAGAATGGCAAATTACATATGAAGTATTTAGGGACTTGGGCTTAGCATTTGCAGCTGTGCTTGTAATTATGTATTTTGTACTTGTGGGATGGTTTAGGTCATTTGCCACTCCGATAATAATGATGATACCTATTCCGCTAAGCTTACTCGGTATTATCCCCGGCCATTTTATATTTGGGGAATTTTTCACAGCAACAAGTATGATAGGGTTTATTGCCCTTGCGGGGATAATGGTTAGAAATGCCGTACTGCTTATCGACTTTATCGAGGCTGCCCTTGAAAAAGGTAAAAATATAAAAGATGCAGTTATCGAATCAGGTGCAATCAGAACAAGACCTGTGGCACTAACTACCGTCGCAGTTATTACCGGCGCACTGTTTATGCTACCTGACCCGATATTTGCCGGGCTTGGTGTTGCATTAATTACCGGTGCGGTGGTGTCAACAATACTTACACTTGTAATAATACCGCTAAGTTACTACATGTTTTATAAAATATTTATAGAAAATAAAATTAAGGAGGATTTATGAATACTGAAAGATTGATAAGAATCTTTGCCGGTACATTTGTGATTGTAAGTACTATTTTAGGACTTTTATACTCAAAATGGTGGTTTGCATTTACTCTATTTGTGGGAGCAAACCTTTTACAATCAGGGTTTACTAAATTTTGCCCTCTCGAAATGATATTAAAAAAATTAGGTGTACCTGAAAAGTAGTTAAAAAGTAAAGGGGGCATAAATAGCCCCCTTCTTAATAAGTGCGGCTTTTTATTGATTCTTTAATCTTTATAATGTAGTATCTCAATCCAGACATTCAAATTATGCGGAGGCCTTAAAATATGCGTTGTAAGTACCCACATATAAAATATTTTTCATTTACACTCATTGTCGCATTGCTATCTATTGTGTTTGGTGTTAAAAACTCTTACTCTACAGATAATAACACAGAAGCATTTGAGTTTGTTACCGGAAATATATTTTCAGAGGGCAATAGCAATTTTAAAGCACTTGCAGTGGACAAAAGTAGTAAGACTGCATATCTCTTTCAAGTGGAAAATGACATTCCTAAAATTATAAAAGTATATAAGAATATTTTGACAGGTGAAATTACCGGTGATAAGCAGGCGGAGGGGGATAAAAAAACACCAGAAGGGGTGTACTTTACCCAAAAGTTTATCCCACAAAATAGCCTCCCTCCGACTTACGGCTATGGTGCCCTACCGCTAAATTATCCGAATTTCTATGATAAGATTTTGGGCAAGACTGGACACGGAATTTGGGTGCACGGTATACAAGAGGGGGTTGAAGATAATTCTACGGAAGGGTGTGTTGCACTTGATAACGGGGACATGGAAGACCTTGTTTCAAAAAATGCACTAAACATTCCTGTAATAATTTCAGAAAAGTTATCTTTTTTGGATAAAGACTCATATGTTATAGCAAAAAATTATTGGATTAATTTTTTAAATGGATTTATCAATGCTTGGGAAAATAATGATTTTGAAAAGTTTCAACAGTATATACATACAAAATTTAAAAATAGCGATAACCAAGATTATTTTAAGTATGTAATGGAAAAAAAGCAGCTGATGAAACTTTATCCTTACAGAAAAATAAATATCGATAATATTCAAATATTTTTGGAAAATGACTCAGAAGCTTTTGTTAACTTTAACCAATTGTATTGCGCAAACAACATATTGGTTGAAGGAAACAAGAGGATATATATTTCCAAAGAATTGGGTGAGCACAAAATTATAGGTGAACTATTTTATCCAAGCGGCTCATACAAAATTACGGAAAATCTTACAAATAAGTTTATCAAAGAGTGGAAATCTGCGTGGGAAGCAAAAGATATAGAAAAATATAAACAATTTTATGATAAAAGATTTTCTTCTGCTGGACTTAATTTTGATAAATGGATAGAAGATAAATACACAAAATTTCAAAAATACCAAAATATAACTGTATCCATTGATGATATCCGTATTGAAAATATCACCCCTACGGCAATAACAGTCAGTTTCAAACAAAAATTCAATGCAGATTCATATTCAGACTATGGGGTGAAGGTTATCAAACTTTCCGGCTGTCCCGGAGATTTTAAAATCATAAGTGAAACCTGGAGACCTTTATAAATGAAGCTTGCCTATTTTTTTATTTTATCTTTTGTGCTGGTATTTAACCTTTTCGGTGAAGTTAAACGACCTTTTAAAGAGCACAAAGTCTATTTTGAGGGGACTGATTATGAGCTAAACGTCTATAAAATTTACGGGAGAAAGGATGGCAACACCATGCTCATAATGGGTGGAATACAAGGGGATGAGCCGGGCGGT
Proteins encoded in this window:
- a CDS encoding YgaP family membrane protein, whose amino-acid sequence is MNTERLIRIFAGTFVIVSTILGLLYSKWWFAFTLFVGANLLQSGFTKFCPLEMILKKLGVPEK
- a CDS encoding L,D-transpeptidase family protein, encoding MRCKYPHIKYFSFTLIVALLSIVFGVKNSYSTDNNTEAFEFVTGNIFSEGNSNFKALAVDKSSKTAYLFQVENDIPKIIKVYKNILTGEITGDKQAEGDKKTPEGVYFTQKFIPQNSLPPTYGYGALPLNYPNFYDKILGKTGHGIWVHGIQEGVEDNSTEGCVALDNGDMEDLVSKNALNIPVIISEKLSFLDKDSYVIAKNYWINFLNGFINAWENNDFEKFQQYIHTKFKNSDNQDYFKYVMEKKQLMKLYPYRKINIDNIQIFLENDSEAFVNFNQLYCANNILVEGNKRIYISKELGEHKIIGELFYPSGSYKITENLTNKFIKEWKSAWEAKDIEKYKQFYDKRFSSAGLNFDKWIEDKYTKFQKYQNITVSIDDIRIENITPTAITVSFKQKFNADSYSDYGVKVIKLSGCPGDFKIISETWRPL